From Planctomycetota bacterium, one genomic window encodes:
- the rho gene encoding transcription termination factor Rho encodes MPELVRGVLTMRRDGNGLLVDPEHMFRSHGAIASVPRGLIREYGLVDGARLEGTVQSNHHAARVMHDVRSVCGLSPDQFARRTPFDRLVSIAPNKRYHIGRSTKMTMRIMDLFCPIGKGTRGLIVSPPKAGKTTILEDLANAVLDEEPSARVIALLVDERPEEVTTFRRTTKAEVWASNMDQSYADHVTLVSLALNHIRCELECGHDVMVLCDSITRMARAFNVEGGGSGRTMTGGLDASAMQIPRRFFGMARNIEGGGSVTVLATALVDTGSRMDNLIFEEFKGTGNSEIVLDRKLAELRIFPAINVSASGTRREEELYTPFEMKMVRRLRRVLADRQPAEVITHLVSAMRRAKTNEEFLANLPGADE; translated from the coding sequence ATGCCCGAGCTTGTGCGTGGCGTGTTGACGATGCGCAGGGACGGCAACGGCTTGCTGGTGGACCCCGAGCACATGTTCCGGTCCCACGGAGCGATCGCGTCGGTGCCGCGGGGGCTCATCCGCGAGTACGGCCTGGTGGACGGCGCCCGGCTCGAGGGCACGGTGCAGTCGAACCATCACGCGGCGCGCGTCATGCACGACGTGCGCTCCGTATGCGGCCTGAGCCCCGACCAGTTTGCCCGGCGCACGCCCTTCGACCGGCTGGTGAGCATCGCGCCGAACAAACGCTACCACATCGGGCGATCCACGAAAATGACGATGCGGATCATGGACCTCTTCTGCCCGATCGGCAAGGGGACGCGTGGGCTGATCGTGAGCCCGCCCAAGGCCGGCAAGACCACGATCCTCGAGGACCTGGCCAATGCCGTGCTGGACGAGGAGCCCAGCGCCCGGGTGATTGCCCTGCTGGTGGACGAGCGGCCCGAGGAGGTCACCACCTTCCGCCGCACGACCAAGGCCGAGGTCTGGGCCTCCAACATGGACCAGTCGTACGCCGACCACGTCACCCTGGTAAGCCTCGCCCTCAACCACATCCGCTGCGAGCTGGAGTGCGGGCACGACGTCATGGTGCTGTGCGACTCGATCACCCGCATGGCCCGGGCCTTCAACGTGGAGGGCGGCGGCTCGGGGCGCACCATGACCGGCGGCCTCGACGCCTCGGCCATGCAGATTCCCCGCCGCTTCTTCGGCATGGCCCGCAACATCGAGGGCGGCGGCTCCGTCACCGTGCTCGCCACGGCCCTGGTGGACACCGGCAGCCGCATGGACAATTTGATCTTCGAGGAATTCAAGGGCACCGGCAACTCGGAGATCGTGCTCGACCGCAAGCTGGCCGAGCTGCGCATCTTCCCCGCCATCAACGTCAGCGCCAGCGGCACCCGCCGCGAGGAGGAGCTGTACACGCCCTTCGAGATGAAGATGGTCCGCCGCCTGCGCCGCGTGCTGGCCGACCGCCAGCCGGCCGAGGTGATCACCCACCTTGTCTCCGCGATGCGCAGGGCCAAGACCAACGAGGAATTCCTCGCCAACCTCCCCGGGGCCGATGAGTAA